From Strigops habroptila isolate Jane chromosome 1, bStrHab1.2.pri, whole genome shotgun sequence, a single genomic window includes:
- the CDC25A gene encoding M-phase inducer phosphatase 1: MDPAPGGSYRRRLLLLSPASSASPAVVKSLFPDDLSPVSNLRLTMEQLGRGQHEKAEQDLGNKNTNSLQRTVSLESTDSGCALDSPDPAASNDIVEETFEKAILESSRLNIRMPFRRIHSLPQSLLGSSPALKRNHSDSLDGNAFQLLEKDENKENEPFEFKKPTKPASRSVHVHSHGGNGVPGPRQNSSPAQIFPMGETPKGEQEHYGPVFLQKSSLTSSESEDDDGFLELLDDQDLKNDEEMPSDVASLWTAPLVMRRTDNRAKRCRLFGSSSLPSDVGRTTQKRMERSQEENSPGKSKKRKSLTGTPSEDSTNLKMVKTQSSTAEIENILDTDQTDLIGDFSKGYLFHTVDGKHQDLKYIDSEMIVSVLTGKFANFIKECVIIDCRYPYEYEGGHIKGAVNLHMEEEVEDYLLKKPIKPSDNKRVIIVFHCEFSSERGPRMCRFVRERDRLGNEYPNLHYPELYILKGGYRDFFLRCRSFCEPQSYRPMHHEDFKEDLKRFRTKSRTWAGEKSKRELYSRLKKL, from the exons ATGGATCCCGCACCGGGCGGTTCCTACCGCCGCcgcctcctgctcctctccccgGCCTCCTCCGCTTCACCCGCCGTGGTCAAGTCTCTCTTTCCTGACGACCTCTCGCCAGTCTCCAACCTCCGCCTTACCATGGAGCAGCTGGGACGCGG CCAGCATGAAAAAGCTGAGCAAGATCTGGGAAACAAGAATACCAATAGTTTACAAAGAACTGTGTCATTGGAATCAACAGACTCAG GTTGTGCTTTGGATTCACCTGATCCTGCAGCCTCAAATGATATCGTGGAAGAAAC GTTTGAGAAAGCAATTCTTGAATCCAGCAGACTGAA CATTCGAATGCCTTTCAGAAGAATCCATTCACTGCCA CAAAGCCTCCTGGGATCCAGTCCTGCTCTGAAGAGAAACCATTCTGATTCCCTGGATGGCAATGCTTTTCAACTGttggaaaaagatgaaaacaaggaGAAT GAACCATTTGAGTTTAAGAAGCCAACCAAACCAGCTTCTCGTTCTGTGCATGTCCATTCCCATGGTGGAAATGGTGTTCCTGGACCAAGGCAGAATTCATCTCCAGCTCAGATA TTTCCCATGGGTGAAACACCCAAGGGTGAACAGGAACACTACGGGCCAGTTTTCCTGCAGAAGTCTTCTCTGACTTCCTCTGAAAGTGAAGATGATGATGGATTCCTGGAGCTGTTAGATGACCAAGATTTGAAG aatgaTGAGGAGATGCCATCTGATGTGGCAAGCCTCTGGACTGCACCACTAGTCATGAGGAGAACAGACAATCGG GCCAAACGATGTCGGCTGTTTGGCTCTTCATCTCTGCCTAGTGATGTAGGAAGAACCACCCAGAAAAGGATGGAAAGATCCCAGGAAGAGAATTCTCCagggaaaagcaagaagaggaaaagcctGACTGGAACACCCTCTGAGGACTCAACG AATCTGAAAATGGTGAAGACACAATCCTCCACAGCAGAGATCGAAAACATTTTGGACACTGACCAGACAGACCTTATTGGTGACTTCTCAAAG GGTTATTTATTCCACACTGTCGATGGGAAACAtcaagatttaaaatatattgactCAGAAATG attgtgTCTGTGCTGACTGGGAAGTTTGCAAACTTCATCAAGGAATGTGTGATAATAGATTGTAGATACCCATATGAATATGAAGGAGGACACATCAAG GGTGCTGTAAACTTACATATGGAAGAGGAGGTGGAAGACTATTTGCTTAAGAAGCCAATCAAGCCATCAGATAACAAACGAGTGATAATAGTGTTCCACTGCGAGTTTTCTTCGGAGCGGGGTCCTCGGAT GTGCCGGTTTGTGAGAGAGCGGGACAGGCTGGGTAACGAATACCCCAACCTCCACTACCCAGAACTGTACATCCTGAAAGGAGGTTACAGGGACTTCTTCTTAAGATGCCGT AGTTTCTGTGAGCCCCAGAGCTATCGCCCCATGCACCATGAGGACTTTAAAGAAGACTTGAAAAGGTTCCGCACCAAAAGCCGAACCTGGGCTGGCGAGAAGAGCAAAAGGGAACTGTACAGTCGCCTGAAGAAGCTCTAA